A window of the Streptomyces griseochromogenes genome harbors these coding sequences:
- a CDS encoding serine/threonine-protein kinase, which produces MGEVFAGRYELADPIGRGGVGAVWRAWDHRRRRYVAAKVLQQRDAHSLLRFVREQALRIDHPHVLAPASWAADDDQVLFTMDLVGGGSLVHLVGDYGPLPPAFVCTLLDQLLSGLAAVHAEGVVHRDIKPANVLLEATGTGRPRLRLSDFGIAMRFGEPRLTETNLVVGTPGYLAPEQMLGSEPDFPADLFAVGLVALYLLEGAKPDAKALVQYFAEHGTPGPPKGVPEPLWQVVATLLQPDPAARFRTATGARKALASAAELLPEPGPDDELIEVFDQLGPLPPGFGPEGPLERASGVREGPSAPGTREPGTGGTGNTAEPASAAVPPDPRLGGDGARHSTPSAPADPSSSTPNMPDMSDTGSFHLLPPQPYTPASAHEAGLQAPHGAHPAEQPPTPATGPAVFSPHAPTDPRPYAAWHPAPAAPPLPVPQALPRAEASTASYTAQDPRVRPAARPAGPGPAHGRRARRASRRPGPPAKAAIPILLLALACYAVGFWALTRV; this is translated from the coding sequence ATGGGTGAGGTCTTCGCCGGCCGGTACGAGCTGGCCGACCCGATCGGGCGTGGCGGCGTGGGCGCCGTATGGCGCGCCTGGGACCACCGTCGGCGGCGCTATGTGGCCGCCAAGGTGCTCCAGCAGCGCGACGCGCACTCGCTGTTGCGCTTCGTACGGGAGCAGGCCCTGCGCATCGATCACCCCCATGTCCTCGCTCCGGCCAGCTGGGCCGCCGACGATGACCAGGTCCTGTTCACCATGGACCTGGTCGGGGGCGGCTCGCTGGTGCACCTCGTCGGCGACTACGGGCCGCTGCCGCCGGCGTTCGTGTGCACCCTGCTCGACCAGCTCCTGTCGGGGCTTGCCGCGGTCCACGCGGAGGGCGTCGTACACCGGGACATCAAGCCCGCCAACGTGCTGCTCGAAGCCACCGGCACCGGGCGGCCGCGGCTCAGGCTGTCCGACTTCGGCATCGCCATGCGGTTCGGTGAGCCCCGCCTGACGGAGACCAACCTCGTGGTGGGCACGCCCGGTTATCTGGCACCCGAGCAGATGCTGGGGTCAGAACCGGACTTCCCCGCCGACCTGTTCGCCGTGGGGCTGGTCGCCCTGTATCTGCTGGAGGGCGCCAAGCCGGACGCCAAGGCCCTCGTGCAGTACTTCGCGGAGCACGGAACACCCGGTCCGCCCAAGGGCGTTCCCGAGCCGCTGTGGCAAGTGGTCGCCACCCTGCTCCAGCCCGATCCGGCGGCCCGGTTCCGTACGGCCACGGGAGCACGCAAGGCACTCGCCTCGGCCGCGGAACTCCTTCCGGAGCCCGGACCCGACGACGAACTGATCGAGGTCTTCGACCAACTCGGGCCGCTGCCGCCCGGGTTCGGGCCCGAAGGTCCCCTTGAGCGCGCTTCCGGAGTGCGGGAGGGACCATCGGCCCCGGGCACCCGCGAACCCGGCACCGGCGGCACCGGGAACACGGCGGAGCCCGCCTCCGCCGCCGTACCCCCCGATCCCCGGCTGGGCGGCGACGGGGCGCGTCACTCCACGCCCTCCGCCCCGGCGGACCCGTCTTCCTCCACGCCGAACATGCCGGACATGTCGGACACCGGGAGCTTTCACCTTCTGCCCCCGCAGCCGTACACCCCCGCCTCCGCGCACGAGGCAGGGCTGCAGGCGCCGCACGGCGCGCACCCCGCCGAACAGCCGCCCACACCCGCCACCGGGCCTGCCGTCTTCTCCCCGCACGCCCCCACGGATCCGCGGCCGTACGCCGCCTGGCACCCCGCCCCGGCGGCCCCGCCGCTCCCGGTGCCGCAGGCACTGCCGCGCGCCGAGGCCTCCACCGCTTCGTACACGGCTCAGGATCCCCGGGTTCGCCCTGCGGCGCGGCCCGCCGGGCCGGGCCCCGCCCACGGCCGCCGGGCCCGTCGTGCGAGCCGCCGTCCCGGCCCGCCGGCGAAGGCGGCGATCCCGATCCTGCTGCTGGCGCTGGCCTGTTACGCCGTGGGCTTCTGGGCGCTGACCCGCGTCTGA
- a CDS encoding DLW-39 family protein has translation MKKLLLVALAAIGGLLVYRQIQADRAEQDLWTEATDSVPTGS, from the coding sequence GTGAAGAAGCTGCTCCTGGTCGCACTGGCCGCCATCGGCGGGCTCCTCGTGTACCGCCAGATCCAGGCGGATCGCGCCGAGCAGGACCTGTGGACGGAGGCGACTGACTCCGTGCCCACGGGTTCGTGA
- a CDS encoding helix-turn-helix domain-containing protein, producing MDAAQQEATARARELQRNWYGEPLGALFRKLIEDLGLNQARLAAVLGLSAPMLSQLMSGQRAKIGNPAVVQRVQLLQELAAQVADGSVSAAEATDRMDEIKKSQGGSVLSNTTQTTSSSGAPTVKRVVREIQSLLRSVAAAGDIIDAADTLAPTHPELAEFLRVYGAGRTSDAVAHYQSHQN from the coding sequence ATGGACGCCGCACAGCAGGAAGCCACCGCGAGAGCGCGGGAGCTGCAGCGGAACTGGTACGGGGAGCCGCTGGGGGCGCTCTTCCGTAAGCTCATCGAAGATCTCGGGCTCAACCAGGCCCGTCTCGCGGCGGTCCTGGGCCTGTCCGCTCCGATGCTGTCGCAGCTGATGAGCGGCCAGCGAGCCAAGATCGGCAATCCCGCCGTGGTCCAGCGGGTGCAGCTGCTTCAGGAGCTGGCGGCGCAGGTCGCGGACGGCAGCGTCAGCGCGGCCGAGGCCACCGACCGCATGGACGAGATCAAGAAGTCACAGGGGGGATCCGTGCTCAGCAACACCACGCAGACGACGAGCAGTTCTGGGGCGCCGACGGTCAAGCGCGTGGTGCGCGAGATCCAGTCGCTGCTGCGCTCGGTGGCCGCCGCCGGCGACATCATCGACGCTGCCGACACTCTCGCCCCGACCCACCCCGAGCTGGCAGAGTTCCTCCGGGTCTACGGCGCCGGCCGCACCTCCGACGCGGTCGCGCACTACCAGTCCCACCAGAACTGA
- a CDS encoding LysR family transcriptional regulator yields the protein MNIDLRHLRCFLAVAEEGGFTAAGRRLHLTQPTLTRNIRTLEESLGVRLFERSTRRTELTDKGKILREAVTPLLRQLDSTLGDLQKGEKLRIGFSWGLPEGLSRLAARFGEETGVGVEFIRCDTPQAGLDTGEAHLALLRSAPLPKGLRGVLLFEESRIAAVPASWQLAERTELDWAELAGLPLVVNTVSGTTFPDMWPDGSRPVVGAECRNFDEWLEKVAVGLGVGTAPVSAARRYMHPGVRLVPLTGAPTVPAYLAHPSHGAHPQAARFADQTWRAADELQHA from the coding sequence ATGAACATCGATCTCCGTCACCTGCGCTGCTTTCTGGCCGTGGCCGAGGAAGGAGGCTTCACGGCTGCCGGCCGCCGCCTGCATCTCACCCAGCCGACCCTGACCCGCAACATCAGGACTCTCGAGGAGTCCCTGGGCGTGAGGCTTTTCGAACGCAGCACACGCAGAACGGAGCTGACCGACAAAGGCAAGATCCTGCGGGAGGCCGTCACCCCGCTGTTGCGCCAGCTCGACTCGACGCTGGGGGATTTACAGAAAGGGGAGAAACTGCGCATCGGGTTCAGCTGGGGACTGCCCGAGGGATTGTCGCGACTCGCCGCCCGGTTCGGCGAGGAGACCGGAGTCGGAGTCGAATTCATCCGCTGCGACACCCCCCAGGCCGGACTCGACACCGGCGAGGCACATCTGGCCCTGCTGCGCAGCGCGCCCCTGCCGAAGGGACTGCGCGGCGTCCTCCTCTTCGAGGAGTCCCGTATCGCGGCTGTCCCCGCGAGCTGGCAGCTGGCCGAACGCACCGAACTCGACTGGGCCGAACTCGCCGGCCTGCCGCTGGTCGTCAACACCGTCAGCGGCACCACCTTCCCCGACATGTGGCCCGACGGCAGCCGGCCAGTGGTCGGCGCCGAATGCCGCAACTTCGACGAATGGCTGGAAAAGGTGGCCGTCGGCCTCGGTGTGGGCACTGCTCCGGTCTCCGCCGCCCGCCGCTACATGCACCCCGGCGTCCGCCTTGTCCCGCTGACCGGCGCACCCACCGTGCCTGCCTATCTCGCCCACCCCTCGCACGGTGCCCACCCTCAAGCCGCGCGCTTCGCCGACCAGACCTGGCGGGCGGCCGACGAGCTGCAGCACGCGTAG
- a CDS encoding DUF6344 domain-containing protein, which yields MTQNKVMKLWTAIVTAFVALFTALGLIATTDAAAAARPETTGKSIEHRTAAAFPATNHRTWSHARALLPPTMKQRIRAEAHGKSPSCRHRPLAETPAETDATHHQSTAPLDC from the coding sequence ATGACCCAGAACAAGGTCATGAAGCTGTGGACCGCCATCGTCACCGCCTTCGTCGCGCTGTTCACGGCGCTCGGACTCATCGCCACGACCGACGCGGCCGCCGCCGCCCGGCCCGAGACCACGGGCAAGAGCATCGAGCACCGCACGGCCGCGGCCTTCCCGGCGACGAACCACAGGACCTGGTCCCATGCCAGAGCCCTTCTGCCCCCCACGATGAAGCAGCGGATCCGGGCCGAGGCCCACGGAAAGTCCCCCAGTTGCCGGCACCGCCCCCTCGCCGAGACACCGGCCGAGACGGACGCCACGCACCACCAGTCCACAGCCCCCCTCGACTGCTGA